Genomic segment of Candidatus Hydrogenedentota bacterium:
ACACAGGCGTCCATCTTCTTGACAGGCGCGCCGACCAGATCACTGAGACACTGGGCGATAAAATCCATTTTCAGCGTGCTGTTAGCCGCTTCCATCGCTGCGCGCTCTTCGTCATTGGTAACTTTGGAGAGATCTTGAGGACGCCCCAAATGTGACATAAGGATGAGTTTGCCGCCTCTATCGCGAACATACTGAATACTTTTCAATGCGGCACGGATACGCATGTCATTGCGCACGCTACCGTCTTTATGCAGGGGCACATTAAAATCAACGCGCATCAAAACGCGGCGGCCTTGAACATTCACCTGATCAAGTCTGACCTTTTTCATGGAAGACATCCTTATGGGTAAAACTTATGGAGAAACGGGACCGCCTCCAAGAAGCGGTCCCGACAAGAGATTTTAAATAACTTAGCCGGCCATCAATTTGAACAAATCGATGCAGCGGTTGGAATAACCCCATTCATTGTCGTACCAAGAAATAACTTTGACCATGTTGCCTTCCATGACCATCGTCAGCTTGGAATCAAAGATGGAGGAGTAAGGATTGCCGATGACGTCGCAGGAAACGATTTCGTCTTCAACATATTGCAATACGCCTTTAAGCGCGCCTTCAGAGGCGGCCTTCATGACGGCGTTGACTTCTTCCACAGTCACGTTGCGGGAAACTTCCACAACCAGATCAACGACACTGCCGTCGATAACGGGAACGCGCATCGCCATGCCGTGCAGTTTTTTGTTCAGTTCGGGCAGCACTTCGCCGACTGCTTTGGCAGCGCCGGTCGAGGTCGGAATAATAGAATAGGCGGCAGCACGGGCACGACGCAGATCGCTATGGGGCATATCAATAACCTTTTGGTCATTGGTGTATGCGTGGATCGTGGTCATGAGACCGCGTTTGATGCCGAAGTTTTCGTGGAGCACTTTCGCAACGGGCGCCAAGCAGTTCGTCGTGCAGCTGGCATTGGAGACTGTCTTATCTTCGGGCTTCAGGGTGTCATGATTCACACCGTAAACAATGACGGCATCCAAGGCATCTTTCGGGGGCACACTGAGCAGGACTTTTTTCGCACCTGCTTTGATGTGCAGTTCACATTGTTCTTTGGAACGGAAAACGCCGGTAGATTCGAGAACAAGGTCGACGCCTTTTTCGCCCCAATTGAGCGCTGCGGGATCTTTTTCCGCGCTGACAAATACTTTTTTGCCATCAACAATAAGGTAATCGCCATCGGAGCTTACGTCTTTTTTGTATACACCCATGACGCTGTCATATTTAAGCAAGTGTGCAAGGGTTTTCGCATCACTCAAGTCGTTGATTGCTACTACTTCAAAAGCAGGTTCTTCCATGAGCAGTTTGAATACGTTTCTGCCGATACGACCAAATCCGTTAATACCAATTTTTGTTGCCATAGCCAAGAGATTCCTTTCGATTGATTCGGGTTATACTTACACGGTACCTTGATGCGTGCTGTTTCAGATTCTCGCGTGGGGATGAACCCGGGTACAACAACCCATCAAGGCTACATCTGTGGAAATGCATTGAAAATAAGGATGAGGTATTGTTGCAGCGTAAGCCCTTACCGTGGTTCTTCTCCCCTGCAACCCCCTTAAATAATAAAGACTTGCTTTAAAGGGGCAGTATACCTTACCTTAATGAGGCTAGTATGCCATAATAATGCCGGTCAAGTCAATCAATGCCGTGGATCCCTATCCTGTCTGCGGCATCCGGTTTCAGTTTTCTGGGTCGGTCAAATAGCCGCGGAGCGTGCTCTGCGGACAAAAGGAAAACAACGATGCGCGCGAAAATGTCGGATCTTTTAAGAAGAGCGCTTAAAGGGGGATTCCCCTGCCTATTCTTGGTTATTCCTTTATTGATACAGCTTGGCGGCTGTGATTCCTGCATCAGTAAACAAAAAATATCTGAAGGCCCCGTGCTGCAAACTCCGGCAAGCCCCGCTGCTGCGCCCCCTGTGCCCACTCCCGGTTCACCGCTTCCATATCCCGCCGCGGCGACAGAAAGCGGCGTGACAGCCGCCCCTCAAGAAGAAGCGCCTCAACCTCC
This window contains:
- the gap gene encoding type I glyceraldehyde-3-phosphate dehydrogenase, with protein sequence MATKIGINGFGRIGRNVFKLLMEEPAFEVVAINDLSDAKTLAHLLKYDSVMGVYKKDVSSDGDYLIVDGKKVFVSAEKDPAALNWGEKGVDLVLESTGVFRSKEQCELHIKAGAKKVLLSVPPKDALDAVIVYGVNHDTLKPEDKTVSNASCTTNCLAPVAKVLHENFGIKRGLMTTIHAYTNDQKVIDMPHSDLRRARAAAYSIIPTSTGAAKAVGEVLPELNKKLHGMAMRVPVIDGSVVDLVVEVSRNVTVEEVNAVMKAASEGALKGVLQYVEDEIVSCDVIGNPYSSIFDSKLTMVMEGNMVKVISWYDNEWGYSNRCIDLFKLMAG